The Scomber japonicus isolate fScoJap1 chromosome 8, fScoJap1.pri, whole genome shotgun sequence genome has a segment encoding these proteins:
- the si:ch211-153b23.4 gene encoding uncharacterized protein si:ch211-153b23.4, whose product MAQLHSLHVSVGILGISAGSLLLLVNNYASSPEKDFIPHTALGILLLIIAALLAYAGVRRSLSHAQLFSCLCLTVSALWCGSGLVYILAGQGVLKSTAELRSSLVPGLAAFTLALLLIGSVALLVKKVVLCLIAVCISFACAHQIAGLSAAGFGQSATAANYLLVCLVGVYFGFGRLLSIISHGKVEPPGTGLKRKAELKTEQNQGCSDAVSVGLVMNLLSASVLACPLLDVVPQLFVGHVPWLWTAGVFQLVMCVLFYRAMDTLAATFYGFTAVLKFAEGYSALLSFYSVEPFSPVPFPVVFSVLFSILALFSCQKSLLEGLHQLFFAAYCIAIAAQPRGFFQVGTQGVQVAIFVVSAGMLLITAFNMVSSKRIPTGQGYFKAVVTRMQGLTLRAHDKELHTPHLGYSKYADAEVLGHACSVLAAFAVTATVGDRNPLSVLVLPWVVVAGGALQLLCGSVAFSRGKTFESTVFILYGVMWTVWGLTRYGGLYGDTRGFNVAVGIISFMLFNCLVTVAALFLNVAWFAYALTFQLILISFLLDAIGALPYGYDIGVTIIFGLVSFYCFLAHIFNSTFQSPEIPLGKPLIKLNGVGGGADICPHVAARKASSVHQIADIMKNGGICGMPTDTVYVLVAACNRPEAVVKAYKVKKQAEDRPMSLWISSIQQLEPVRHLLSPLLLDFMEAAWPSSISMVIPRGPWMDTFGLGEAAKHIGTPQSIAIRNPDCSVATHLINLVGPIAVTSANPTGEADTTHHNQVYAKLGDKVDGVLCDGPSPENIASTVVDCTKIETGHIGFFRVGLIPKSKVLQIFEEVQKQHRQGQMNPTFEYDTADTQMDKHSGEDNAADSGR is encoded by the exons ATGGCTCAACTTCACTCACTGCATGTGTCCGTAGGCATACTGGGCATCTCTGCCG GTTCTCTCCTGCTTCTGGTGAACAACTATGCCAGCTCCCCTGAAAAAGACTTCATCCCCCATACTGCACTGGGGATTCTGCTCCTCATCATTGCTGCCCTCTTAGCGTATGCAG GTGTCCGTCGCAGTTTGTCCCATGCCCAGctgttttcctgtctgtgtctgactgtctctgctctgtggtgTGGCTCAGGTTTAGTGTACATCCTGGCGGGGCAGGGCGTGCTGAAGTCCACAGCAGAGCTAAGATCCTCTTTGGTCCCCGGCCTAGCAGCGTTTACATTAGCCCTGCTCCTCATAGGCAGTGTCGCACTCCTGGTAAAGAAAGTAGTTCTGTGTCTCATAGCTGTCTGCATTAGCTTCGCTTGTGCCCATCAAATCGCTGGTCTGTCAGCTGCAGGTTTTGGGCAGTCTGCCACAGCTGCTAATTACCTCCTTGTCTGTCTGGTGGGTGTTTACTTTGGTTTTGGACGTCTGCTGTCCATCATCTCTCACGGTAAAGTGGAACCTCCAGGAACTGGTCTGAAAAGAAAAGCTGAGTTGAAAACAGAGCAGAACCAGGGGTGTAGTGATGCAGTGTCTGTGGGTCTGGTGATGAACTTgctgtctgcctctgtgttaGCCTGTCCTCTGTTAGATGTGGTCCCTCAGCTCTTCGTCGGTCACGTCCCCTGGCTGTGGACAGCTGGAGTCTTCCAGCTTGTCATGTGCGTCCTCTTCTACCGAGCCATGGACACTCTAGCTGCAACTTTTTACGGTTTCACAGCTGTGCTAAAATTTGCAGAGGGCTATAGTGCTCTCCTATCATTTTATTCAGTGGAACCCTTCTCCCCGGTTCCCTTCCCTGTTGTCTTCTCTGTGCTTTTCTCCATCCTGGCTCTGTTTAGTTGCCAGAAGAGCTTACTGGAGGGGCTCCACCAGTTATTCTTTGCAGCATATTGTATTGCCATTGCAGCTCAGCCTCGAGGCTTCTTCCAGGTAGGTACTCAGGGTGTACAGGTAGCTATATTTGTAGTCTCTGCCGGCATGCTTTTAATCACTGCATTCAATATGGTCTCTAGTAAAAGGATTCCCACAGGGCAAGGCTACTTCAAGGCTGTAGTAACCAGGATGCAGGGTCTCACTCTCAGAGCCCATGATAAAGAGCTCCATACACCTCACCTGGGCTACTCCAAATATGCAGATGCAGAGGTGTTAGGTCACGCCTGCAGTGTGCTGGCTGCTTTTGCTGTCACAGCCACAGTTGGTGACAGAAATCCTCTGTCTGTGCTGGTTCTACCCTGGGTGGTGGTGGCTGGTGGGGCACTTCAGCTGCTCTGTGGCTCAGTAGCTTTCTCTCGGGGTAAAACTTTTGAGAGCACAGTTTTTATTCTCTATGGGGTGATGTGGACAGTGTGGGGGTTGACACGATATGGAGGCCTGTACGGTGACACCAGAGGCTTTAATGTGGCCGTCGGGATCATCAGCTTCATGCTGTTTAACTGTTTAGTGACGGTGGCCGCACTCTTTCTAAATGTCGCCTGGTTTGCCTACGCACTTACCTTCCAGCTCATCCTCATCAGCTTCCTACTGGATGCAATAGGTGCACTGCCTTATGGTTATGACATAGGAGTCACCATTATCTTTGGTCTTgtcagtttttattgttttttggcTCACATTTTCAACAGCACCTTCCAGTCCCCCGAGATCCCCTTAGGAAAACCTTTAATCAAGCTGAATGGGGTTGGAGGAGGGGCAGATATCTGTCCACATGTGGCAGCCCGCAAGGCCTCATCTGTCCATCAGATTGCAG ACATCATGAAAAATGGTGGCATATGTGGAATGCCAACAGACACTGTCTATGTGCTGGTGGCAGCGTGCAACAGGCCTGAAGCAGTTGTCAAAGCTTACAA GGTAAAGAAACAGGCAGAGGACCGCCCCATGTCCCTGTGGATCTCTTCCATCCAGCAGCTGGAGCCAGTCAGACACCTGCTGAGCCCTCTGCTCCTGGACTTCATGGAGGCTGCGTGGCCCTCCTCCATCAGCATGGTTATACCCAgag GCCCATGGATGGACACCTTTGGTTTGGGAGAAGCTGCCAAACATATTGGGACTCCACAAAGCATTGCTATCAGGAACCCAGACTGCTCTGTGGCCACACACCTCATTAACTTG GTGGGGCCCATCGCTGTGACCTCAGCCAACCCTACAGGCGAGGCAGACACAACACACCACAATCAAGTTTACGCCAAGCTGGGTGACAAG GTGGACGGGGTGTTATGTGATGGACCCTCACCAGAGAACATTGCATCCACTGTGGTTGACTGCACAAAGATTGAAACGGGGCACATTGGGTTCTTCAGAGTGGGTCTCATTCCTAAATCTAAG GTTCTTCAGATCTTTGAGGAGGTTCAGAAGCAGCATAGACAGGGGCAAATGAATCCCACTTTTGAATATGACACGGCAGACACGCAAATGGACAAACACTCAGGAGAGGACAATGCAGCAGACTCAGGAAGATGA
- the si:ch211-153b23.3 gene encoding uncharacterized protein si:ch211-153b23.3 isoform X2, translating to MPFVFGAITATLIFEAVALVANSWALVVSGILELLILIFAIYGSAALLVKGLTQRLALKGFGTPLFNVLLLGTTNSSSTQSGGQEKKKNTKYAEPMALGFFCDTVAPFIFAFYSFGYMKSFGLGAIWVSIISVAQLFSSYYAHLRQDCYHTTKFGLHTTYWLIKAWEEFVASALFVEDSEMTSGREMMAGNWFFVVAALVLCCGSLNMDVLELIHNLLFVLLTVSTIPQIPLQRYYIFFGVACSLFSAASLYGTFSRLINTIAEKSLIPVGPQPISSDQLKTALTCGRSKQGDQEVFFQTDQTSDALFYLSNGVAALSALHAAVSSTNPSFLHLTIPWVLISGAIIQVYVSRLQVTGAGRFGSVMSSIYVAVWATWTWFRFAGILLQLSTMAAYGFTAGAIAFLIINAFLMLIAAHRNLVLLSLTAFMEVALVCFLLSTLQRLPYQLEITILALLSMICIYGALASMLNCIFSQRLLPMGPALLKEKVRQETAPELPCPVANSRLTSGLVKIAGLLEEGGVCGVPTDTVYALAASCKNPQAIEKIYNIKDRPAEKPICICISSVEQLVAAKPPFSPLLWEFMRNVYPGGISCIVSKGDWLLRLANPSGEPDSTHHSMVINRLGHKIQGVLCDGESNEVVASTVVNCLKIDEGTITIVREGCVPAVKVQQIFDRVKSRAV from the exons ATGCCTTTTGTTTTTGGGGCCATCACGGCCACTCTAATTTTTGAAGCAGTGGCTCTGGTTGCAAATTCTTGGGCTCTGGTGGTTTCCGGGATTCTTGAGTTGCTCATTCTGATCTTTGCCATCTATGGTTCAGCTGCTCTGCTTGTCAAAGGTCTGACTCAGCGTCTGGCCCTCAAAGGCTTCGGGACCCCACTCTTTAATGTTCTGCTGCTTGGTACCACCAACTCCTCAAGCACACAAAGCGGTGgccaagagaagaagaaaaacacaaagtatgCGGAACCAATGGCATTGGGTTTCTTCTGTGACACTGTTGCACCCTTCATCTTCGCCTTCTACAGCTTTGGGTACATGAAGTCCTTTGGCTTGGGAGCTATATGGGTGTCAATCATCTCAGTTGCCCAGCTGTTCTCCAGCTACTACGCCCATCTGCGCCAAGATTGCTACCACACTACAAAGTTTGGTCTTCATACCACATATTGGCTGATCAAGGCTTGGGAAGAGTTTGTGGCCTCTGCTCTGTTTGTGGAGGACAGTGAAATGACCTCAGGGAGGGAAATGATGGCGGGAAACTGGTTCTTTGTGGTGGCAGCATTGGTGCTCTGTTGTGGAAGCCTGAACATGGATGTCCTGGAGCTGATCCACAACTTGCTCTTTGTCCTGCTCACAGTATCCACAATTCCCCAGATCCCTCTCCAGCGATACTACATCTTCTTTGGTGTAGCttgctctctcttctctgcagcCTCCCTATATGGTACCTTCTCACGTCTCATCAACACCATAGCAGAGAAGTCTCTCATCCCTGTGGGACCACAGCCCATCTCGAGTGACCAGCTAAAGACGGCTTTGACATGTGGCAGGTCTAAACAGGGAGACCAGGAGGTGTTTTTCCAAACTGACCAGACTTCAGATGCCCTGTTCTACCTGTCAAATGGGGTTGCAGCTCTCTCAGCTCTTCATGCTGCTGTTTCCAGTACAAacccctctttcctccatctgacTATCCCTTGGGTCCTCATCTCTGGAGCTATCATCCAGGTCTACGTCAGTCGGCTGCAAGTCACAGGAGCAGGCCGGTTTGGATCAGTCATGTCTTCCATCTATGTGGCAGTATGGGCCACGTGGACCTGGTTTAGGTTTGCAG GTATCCTGCTTCAGCTTTCCACAATGGCTGCTTACGGTTTTACAGCAGGAGCCATTGCTTTCCTCATTATTAATGCCTTCCTCATGCTGATTG CTGCCCATAGGAACCTGGTTTTGCTGTCTCTAACTGCATTCATGGAGGTCGCACTGgtctgtttccttctttccaccctgcAGCGATTGCCATACCAGCTGGAAA TCACAATACTTGCGCTGCTTTCAATGATTTGTATATATGGAGCTTTGGCATCTATGCTGAACTGCATCTTCTCACAGAGACTTCTACCTATGGGTCCTGCCTTATTAAAG GAGAAAGTGAGGCAGGAGACTGCTCCAGAACTACCTTGTCCTGTGGCTAACTCTCGACTTACAAGTGGTCTTGTGAAGATTGCTGGCCTGCTGGAGGAAGGGGGAGTATGTGGTGTTCCCACAGATACTGTGTATGCCCTGGCTGCATCCTGCAAGAACCCTCAGGCGATAGAGAAAATCTATAACATTAAA GACAGACCAGCAGAGAAGCCTATCTGTATTTGCATTTCTAGTGTGGAACAGCTGGTGGCAGCCAAACCTCCCTTTAGTCCTCTGCTCTGGGAGTTTATGAGGAATGTGTATCCTGGAGGCATCAGCTGCATCGTCAGCAAAGGAGACTGGCTGTTAAGACTAG CCAATCCAAGCGGAGAGCCAGACAGCACCCACCACAGCATGGTCATCAA CCGACTGGGGCACAAGATCCAAGGGGTTCTGTGTGACGGGGAGTCTAATGAGGTTGTTGCTTCCACTGTGGTCAACTGCCTGAAGATTGATGAAG GGACCATCACCATTGTGAGGGAAGGCTGTGTCCCTGCAGTAAAAGTCCAACAGATTTTTGACAGAGTGAAAAGCAGAGCTGTGTGA
- the si:ch211-153b23.3 gene encoding uncharacterized protein si:ch211-153b23.3 isoform X1, with protein sequence MPFVFGAITATLIFEAVALVANSWALVVSGILELLILIFAIYGSAALLVKGLTQRLALKGFGTPLFNVLLLGTTNSSSTQSGGQEKKKNTKYAEPMALGFFCDTVAPFIFAFYSFGYMKSFGLGAIWVSIISVAQLFSSYYAHLRQDCYHTTKFGLHTTYWLIKAWEEFVASALFVEDSEMTSGREMMAGNWFFVVAALVLCCGSLNMDVLELIHNLLFVLLTVSTIPQIPLQRYYIFFGVACSLFSAASLYGTFSRLINTIAEKSLIPVGPQPISSDQLKTALTCGRSKQGDQEVFFQTDQTSDALFYLSNGVAALSALHAAVSSTNPSFLHLTIPWVLISGAIIQVYVSRLQVTGAGRFGSVMSSIYVAVWATWTWFRFAGILLQLSTMAAYGFTAGAIAFLIINAFLMLIAAHRNLVLLSLTAFMEVALVCFLLSTLQRLPYQLEITILALLSMICIYGALASMLNCIFSQRLLPMGPALLKEKVRQETAPELPCPVANSRLTSGLVKIAGLLEEGGVCGVPTDTVYALAASCKNPQAIEKIYNIKDRPAEKPICICISSVEQLVAAKPPFSPLLWEFMRNVYPGGISCIVSKGDWLLRLGVGPAYDRVGTKDSIMIRVPDHTVTVHLCDITGPLAITSANPSGEPDSTHHSMVINRLGHKIQGVLCDGESNEVVASTVVNCLKIDEGTITIVREGCVPAVKVQQIFDRVKSRAV encoded by the exons ATGCCTTTTGTTTTTGGGGCCATCACGGCCACTCTAATTTTTGAAGCAGTGGCTCTGGTTGCAAATTCTTGGGCTCTGGTGGTTTCCGGGATTCTTGAGTTGCTCATTCTGATCTTTGCCATCTATGGTTCAGCTGCTCTGCTTGTCAAAGGTCTGACTCAGCGTCTGGCCCTCAAAGGCTTCGGGACCCCACTCTTTAATGTTCTGCTGCTTGGTACCACCAACTCCTCAAGCACACAAAGCGGTGgccaagagaagaagaaaaacacaaagtatgCGGAACCAATGGCATTGGGTTTCTTCTGTGACACTGTTGCACCCTTCATCTTCGCCTTCTACAGCTTTGGGTACATGAAGTCCTTTGGCTTGGGAGCTATATGGGTGTCAATCATCTCAGTTGCCCAGCTGTTCTCCAGCTACTACGCCCATCTGCGCCAAGATTGCTACCACACTACAAAGTTTGGTCTTCATACCACATATTGGCTGATCAAGGCTTGGGAAGAGTTTGTGGCCTCTGCTCTGTTTGTGGAGGACAGTGAAATGACCTCAGGGAGGGAAATGATGGCGGGAAACTGGTTCTTTGTGGTGGCAGCATTGGTGCTCTGTTGTGGAAGCCTGAACATGGATGTCCTGGAGCTGATCCACAACTTGCTCTTTGTCCTGCTCACAGTATCCACAATTCCCCAGATCCCTCTCCAGCGATACTACATCTTCTTTGGTGTAGCttgctctctcttctctgcagcCTCCCTATATGGTACCTTCTCACGTCTCATCAACACCATAGCAGAGAAGTCTCTCATCCCTGTGGGACCACAGCCCATCTCGAGTGACCAGCTAAAGACGGCTTTGACATGTGGCAGGTCTAAACAGGGAGACCAGGAGGTGTTTTTCCAAACTGACCAGACTTCAGATGCCCTGTTCTACCTGTCAAATGGGGTTGCAGCTCTCTCAGCTCTTCATGCTGCTGTTTCCAGTACAAacccctctttcctccatctgacTATCCCTTGGGTCCTCATCTCTGGAGCTATCATCCAGGTCTACGTCAGTCGGCTGCAAGTCACAGGAGCAGGCCGGTTTGGATCAGTCATGTCTTCCATCTATGTGGCAGTATGGGCCACGTGGACCTGGTTTAGGTTTGCAG GTATCCTGCTTCAGCTTTCCACAATGGCTGCTTACGGTTTTACAGCAGGAGCCATTGCTTTCCTCATTATTAATGCCTTCCTCATGCTGATTG CTGCCCATAGGAACCTGGTTTTGCTGTCTCTAACTGCATTCATGGAGGTCGCACTGgtctgtttccttctttccaccctgcAGCGATTGCCATACCAGCTGGAAA TCACAATACTTGCGCTGCTTTCAATGATTTGTATATATGGAGCTTTGGCATCTATGCTGAACTGCATCTTCTCACAGAGACTTCTACCTATGGGTCCTGCCTTATTAAAG GAGAAAGTGAGGCAGGAGACTGCTCCAGAACTACCTTGTCCTGTGGCTAACTCTCGACTTACAAGTGGTCTTGTGAAGATTGCTGGCCTGCTGGAGGAAGGGGGAGTATGTGGTGTTCCCACAGATACTGTGTATGCCCTGGCTGCATCCTGCAAGAACCCTCAGGCGATAGAGAAAATCTATAACATTAAA GACAGACCAGCAGAGAAGCCTATCTGTATTTGCATTTCTAGTGTGGAACAGCTGGTGGCAGCCAAACCTCCCTTTAGTCCTCTGCTCTGGGAGTTTATGAGGAATGTGTATCCTGGAGGCATCAGCTGCATCGTCAGCAAAGGAGACTGGCTGTTAAGACTAG GAGTAGGACCAGCTTATGACCGTGTTGGTACAAAAGACAGCATCATGATCCGTGTCCCTGACCACACTGTCACTGTCCATCTATGTGACATCACTGGACCCCTTGCCATTACCTCAGCCAATCCAAGCGGAGAGCCAGACAGCACCCACCACAGCATGGTCATCAA CCGACTGGGGCACAAGATCCAAGGGGTTCTGTGTGACGGGGAGTCTAATGAGGTTGTTGCTTCCACTGTGGTCAACTGCCTGAAGATTGATGAAG GGACCATCACCATTGTGAGGGAAGGCTGTGTCCCTGCAGTAAAAGTCCAACAGATTTTTGACAGAGTGAAAAGCAGAGCTGTGTGA